In the genome of Calothrix sp. PCC 6303, the window CTCGCAGGCGATCGCGCAGGCATTACTGGGGGTAATGGGCAGTTATACTATTTGTTGCTGAAGGAATAAACTCAATAAGGGAATAGATGAGCTTTACTTCTTCCTATTCCCACTAGGACAACCCTGTAATTCCTGATTTTGTGGGAGACTACCAGAACTAAAAAAAGACTCACGTAATTAAAAATTGGGTACAAAGTACCGATGTTAACTTCTTCACTTGTTCAATCCGCTATTGTCATCATTATTGTCCTAGGTGCTGGCATTATGGGATTGTGCATACTGCAAACGCGAAAAATTCTGAGCCTATTTAATACCGAAAGCGATCGCCGAAGTTGGCAAATAATGTTTTCGCTGATGATTTTTTTCCTCGGTGGTTACTCTTTATCTGCCTATTTGATTGGTAGTGGACTTTTTGAGTGGATACCTTTACTCACCGGGATGGTATTTTTTTTCGGGTCACTATTTGTTCTTTTCAGCGTGGATATCTACTATAAGACGCTGTTACGACTTTTTCAAGTACAGAAAGACTATCGTATGGCAAAGGAGAATGCTGAGTCAGCATTGTCTCAATTACAACAGTCCCAGACTAGCCAAATGCAGCTAATTCATCGGGAAACTATGCTTGGTTTGGCGAAAATGGTTGCTGGCGTTGCCCATGAAATCAATAACCCAATGACTTTTATTTATGCCAACTTAGATTATTTGGATGAATATACCCAGGGTTTACTAAGAATTATAGCAGTTTATACTACTCAATACCCACAGTCAAATACCAAAGTTCTCAATACTTTGACTGAGGTTGACTTAGAGTATATCAAGGTAGACCTGCCAAAATTAATCGGCTCGATGGAGGTAGGAGTAAATCGTATTAATAAAATCGTAGAATCACTACAGAATTTCTCACGCTTAAATCAAACTGAGAGTAAATTCGCCGACATCCACGAGGGTATTAACAGTACACTTGACATTTTGCAGCACCGTCTGAAACTCAGTAACACTCATCAGATATTAGTGATCAAGGAATATGGTTCCATTCCTCAGATTGATTGCAATCCTGGAGTTTTAAATCAAGTATTTTTCAGCTTAATTAATAATGCTATAGATGCACTGATACAAAAAGCAGCTAACTTCAGTAAAATAGGAGATGAAACACCGACTATTTGGATTCATACGTCTAAATTTCAGCAGCATGTTGTAATTTCAATTGCTGATAATGGTTGTGGTATGAGCGAGTCTGTTCGCAATAACATTTTCAGACCTTTTTTTAGCACTAAACCCACTGGTCAGGGAACTGGCTTAGGTTTATCTGTTAGCCACCAAATTGTTGTTGAACAACATCGTGGTTCTATTAAATGTTCTTCCGTTGAGAATGAAAGAACTGAATTTTTAATCACACTTCCTATTCGAGATATATGTAAATAGGGTGTGCTGTTGGCGTGGCACGCTTTACCTTCATTGCGCTACCCATTGGTTTTAGCACCGAATTAATTAATTGCGGTGCAAGTTTGCGAGGGTTAAAAGAATCGGAGCGGCGGGATTCGAACCCACGACCTCCACTACCCCAAAGTGGCGCGCTACCAAGCTGCGCTACGCCCCGAAAGAAATAACTTTAGATAAATCTAAGAGTTTTTCTCAACTTTCCTACTATACCACGAAAATAGAAAAATCATCAAAAAACTTGCAACGTGTTTACGGCTTGCCAAAAACCGGGAACTGCGTCAGCTTCCCATGCTGCTTCCGCGCCTCTGCCAGAATTGAGAATCAATCTAAGGCTATAATTTTGGGCATAACCTTCAATTTCCATCCAAACTAAATCACTCTCGGCTTCAAGGGAAATTTTTTCCTCATCCATTAATTCCCCAGCTATTTGTTTGATTGTTTCAGTTAACTGGGTAAATAATCGACAAAAGTCATTAAATTCGGGTTCTGTTAGTTCAACTGCCCAATTATCACTACCAACCAAACCTTGATATTTTGGTGCTGATGGATTCCAGCCGATACGCCAGCCATTTCCAGTTTTGAGAATGCGTTGCACGATGAAATTTTGGATTCTTTGCTTATTTAGTAGTGAAAGTATTCACCAAGGCTTGAACTAAATTATCTCGTTGACGACGAGTCAATTTAGATATGGCTAATTTATCTGGTTCTAGGGGATTTTTCTTTAAGGTATCATTCCCTGGATAGGAATTTTCATACATAATTTCATTTTCACCCAGATAATCAGCCAAGGTCAACTTCCAATCTAAACGAAAATTGGGTGCTCGTCCCTTGACATAGGAATGATAAATAATAATCCGGTTGGCAAGGGTGTTATTTGCGGCTACTTTTCCAGATTCTTTGCTGATGTAGTTGTTTTCTTTGGGAAAATCGGGTATTTGCTCATAGACTTTCCGCCAAGCATCACCAATACTGACTTGTTGAGCAATAGCGGGTTGAATCGCA includes:
- a CDS encoding sensor histidine kinase, which produces MLTSSLVQSAIVIIIVLGAGIMGLCILQTRKILSLFNTESDRRSWQIMFSLMIFFLGGYSLSAYLIGSGLFEWIPLLTGMVFFFGSLFVLFSVDIYYKTLLRLFQVQKDYRMAKENAESALSQLQQSQTSQMQLIHRETMLGLAKMVAGVAHEINNPMTFIYANLDYLDEYTQGLLRIIAVYTTQYPQSNTKVLNTLTEVDLEYIKVDLPKLIGSMEVGVNRINKIVESLQNFSRLNQTESKFADIHEGINSTLDILQHRLKLSNTHQILVIKEYGSIPQIDCNPGVLNQVFFSLINNAIDALIQKAANFSKIGDETPTIWIHTSKFQQHVVISIADNGCGMSESVRNNIFRPFFSTKPTGQGTGLGLSVSHQIVVEQHRGSIKCSSVENERTEFLITLPIRDICK
- a CDS encoding DUF1818 family protein is translated as MQRILKTGNGWRIGWNPSAPKYQGLVGSDNWAVELTEPEFNDFCRLFTQLTETIKQIAGELMDEEKISLEAESDLVWMEIEGYAQNYSLRLILNSGRGAEAAWEADAVPGFWQAVNTLQVF